In a genomic window of Stakelama saccharophila:
- the hppD gene encoding 4-hydroxyphenylpyruvate dioxygenase, whose product MEPRENPMGLNGFEFVEFTGPDPEALGKLFTMMGFTHVANHKTKQVRRYSQGDINFLLNMEPEGQVAGFREAHGPSANAMAFRVADAEKALKLAIERGATEVKGKNGPGELDIPAIEGIGGANLYLVDKHGEQTIYDTDFEPVEGAKPNQNSAGLETLDHLTHNLKRGRMDYWANYYESIFNFREIRYFDIEGQQTGLLSRAMTAPDDKIRIPLNESRDDHSQIEEFINDYKGEGIQHLALTTDDIFATVDKLRANGVEFQDTPDTYYELIDQRLPGHGHDIQKMKDRKILIDGSPETGEGLLLQIFTANMVGPIFFEIIQRKGNEGFGEGNFKALFESIELDQIKRGVIPAKDKAEA is encoded by the coding sequence ATGGAACCCCGCGAAAACCCCATGGGCCTCAACGGCTTCGAATTCGTCGAATTCACCGGCCCCGATCCGGAAGCGCTCGGCAAGCTCTTCACGATGATGGGCTTCACCCACGTCGCCAATCACAAGACCAAGCAGGTTCGCCGGTATAGCCAGGGCGACATCAACTTTCTCCTTAACATGGAGCCCGAGGGTCAGGTCGCCGGCTTTCGCGAAGCGCACGGCCCGTCCGCCAATGCGATGGCGTTTCGCGTTGCCGATGCCGAAAAGGCGCTGAAATTGGCGATCGAGCGCGGCGCGACCGAGGTGAAAGGCAAAAACGGTCCCGGCGAGCTGGACATTCCGGCGATCGAGGGAATCGGCGGCGCCAATCTCTATCTCGTCGACAAGCATGGCGAGCAGACCATCTACGACACCGATTTCGAGCCTGTCGAAGGCGCGAAGCCGAACCAGAATTCGGCCGGTCTGGAGACGCTCGACCATCTGACGCACAATCTGAAGCGCGGACGGATGGATTATTGGGCGAATTACTACGAATCGATCTTCAACTTCCGCGAGATTCGCTATTTCGACATCGAGGGGCAGCAGACGGGTCTGCTCAGCCGCGCAATGACCGCGCCCGACGACAAGATCCGCATCCCGCTGAATGAAAGCCGCGACGATCACTCGCAGATCGAAGAGTTCATCAACGATTACAAGGGCGAAGGCATCCAGCACCTCGCGCTGACCACCGACGACATTTTCGCGACGGTCGACAAGCTGCGCGCCAACGGCGTCGAGTTTCAGGATACACCCGACACCTATTACGAATTGATCGACCAGCGCCTGCCCGGCCATGGCCATGACATCCAGAAGATGAAGGATCGCAAAATCCTGATCGACGGATCGCCGGAGACGGGCGAAGGATTGCTGTTGCAGATCTTTACCGCCAACATGGTCGGACCGATCTTCTTCGAGATCATCCAGCGAAAGGGTAATGAAGGATTCGGCGAGGGCAATTTCAAGGCGCTGTTCGAATCGATAGAACTCGACCAGATCAAGCGCGGCGTAATCCCGGCCAAGGACAAGGCCGAGGCCTGA
- the hmgA gene encoding homogentisate 1,2-dioxygenase, whose amino-acid sequence MTGFGNHFATEAVAGALPQGRNSPQSPAFGLYTEQLSGTAFTAPRSENRRSWLYRLRPSAAHPPFRRYEGADLFAPGTVDAPLAPNRLRWSPMGYDDDEADWLDSLVTMLASHPPESQSGAAVHIYRASKDMEHRAFVSADGELVVIPEQGRLMLLTEMGRIDLSPGEIALIPRGVRFRVTLPDGRARGYVAENHGAPFRLPDLGPIGANGLANPRDFETPVAWFEDIEGEFELVQKYLGSLWTTNLGRSPLDVVAWHGNLAPSKYDLSKFMTINTVSFDHPDPSIFTVLTSPSDTPGVANADFVIFPPRWMVAEDTFRPPWFHRNVMSEAMGLIHGAYDAKSEGFGPGALSLHNQMAGHGPDVESWKKASEAELKPHKIEDTMAFMVESRWVFRPTEFALETAQSDYDEAWAGFPKARVPR is encoded by the coding sequence ATGACCGGGTTCGGCAATCATTTCGCGACCGAAGCAGTGGCCGGCGCGCTGCCGCAGGGCCGCAACTCTCCGCAAAGCCCCGCATTCGGCCTGTATACCGAACAACTCTCTGGCACCGCATTTACCGCGCCGCGTTCGGAGAACCGCCGCTCCTGGCTCTATCGGTTGCGCCCGTCGGCGGCGCACCCGCCCTTCCGCCGCTATGAAGGCGCCGATCTTTTCGCGCCCGGCACCGTCGATGCACCGCTTGCGCCCAACCGGCTGCGCTGGTCGCCGATGGGTTATGACGACGACGAGGCGGACTGGCTGGACAGCCTGGTGACGATGCTCGCCAGCCATCCACCGGAAAGCCAGTCTGGCGCCGCCGTCCATATCTACCGCGCGTCGAAGGATATGGAGCACCGGGCCTTCGTGTCGGCCGATGGCGAACTGGTCGTCATACCCGAGCAGGGCCGTCTGATGTTGCTGACCGAAATGGGCCGGATCGACCTGAGCCCCGGCGAGATCGCGCTGATCCCGCGCGGCGTACGGTTCCGGGTGACGCTGCCCGATGGCAGGGCGCGCGGTTATGTCGCGGAAAATCATGGGGCCCCGTTCCGCCTGCCCGATCTGGGCCCGATCGGGGCGAACGGCCTCGCCAATCCGCGTGACTTCGAGACGCCGGTCGCCTGGTTCGAGGATATCGAGGGCGAATTCGAGCTGGTGCAGAAATATCTCGGCAGCCTGTGGACGACCAATCTCGGCCGCAGCCCGCTCGACGTCGTGGCCTGGCACGGCAACCTCGCGCCGTCGAAATACGATCTATCGAAGTTCATGACGATCAACACCGTCAGCTTCGACCATCCCGATCCTTCGATCTTCACCGTGCTGACATCGCCCAGCGATACCCCCGGCGTGGCAAACGCCGACTTCGTGATCTTCCCGCCGCGCTGGATGGTGGCGGAGGACACGTTCCGCCCGCCCTGGTTCCACCGCAACGTGATGTCGGAGGCGATGGGCCTGATCCACGGTGCCTATGATGCGAAGTCGGAAGGCTTCGGCCCCGGTGCGCTGAGCCTGCACAACCAGATGGCGGGGCACGGTCCCGACGTCGAAAGCTGGAAGAAGGCGAGCGAGGCGGAGCTGAAGCCGCACAAGATCGAGGACACCATGGCGTTTATGGTCGAAAGCCGCTGGGTTTTCCGCCCGACCGAATTCGCACTGGAAACCGCGCAGAGCGACTATGACGAGGCCTGGGCGGGATTCCCGAAGGCACGGGTGCCGCGTTGA
- the gntA gene encoding guanitoxin biosynthesis heme-dependent pre-guanitoxin N-hydroxylase GntA: MFNWKHKAQERLEAMLFAHVDDRAFPCVGAKAALARGTLEVLACNRIDSGWDDVRIHDALLGFAGAYKREPQMYRSFAVIFDGPDALDETAFEEALWDRVQSLSDKDVWRGQDYDDRVSADPTNPHFSLSFGGEAFFIVGLHPNASRPARRFDRPALVFNLHDQFERLRAENKYEGMREKILTRDEALAGSRNPMLARHGDLSEARQYSGRKVDENWRAPFEYRGAEK; encoded by the coding sequence ATGTTTAATTGGAAGCACAAGGCGCAGGAGCGTCTGGAAGCCATGCTCTTCGCCCATGTCGACGACCGCGCCTTTCCTTGCGTCGGCGCGAAGGCGGCGCTTGCGCGGGGAACGCTGGAGGTGCTGGCCTGCAACCGGATCGACAGCGGCTGGGACGATGTTCGTATCCATGACGCGCTGCTCGGCTTCGCCGGCGCGTATAAGCGCGAGCCGCAGATGTACCGCAGCTTCGCCGTAATCTTCGATGGTCCGGACGCTCTCGATGAAACGGCGTTCGAAGAGGCGCTGTGGGACCGGGTCCAGTCGCTATCGGACAAGGATGTCTGGCGCGGGCAGGATTATGACGACCGGGTCAGCGCCGATCCCACCAATCCGCATTTTTCGCTGAGCTTCGGCGGCGAGGCGTTCTTCATCGTCGGCTTGCATCCGAACGCCAGCCGTCCGGCGCGGCGCTTCGACCGCCCTGCCCTGGTCTTCAACCTGCACGACCAGTTCGAGCGGCTGCGCGCCGAGAACAAATATGAGGGCATGCGCGAAAAGATCCTGACGCGCGACGAGGCGCTGGCGGGGTCGCGCAACCCGATGCTCGCGCGCCACGGCGATCTGAGCGAGGCACGGCAATATAGCGGGCGGAAGGTCGATGAGAACTGGCGCGCGCCCTTCGAATATCGCGGAGCGGAAAAATAG
- a CDS encoding urea carboxylase-associated family protein, with product MKKGQTLIVIDPRGEQVADLLSFNARDIDEVISSGRTFDYAERIYLSTGNKLYSNRSNVMLEIVEDTVGRHDFLLTPCSVDTFDHFYPDLPRHRGCFGNLAEALAPWGITPAQIPNAFNCFMNVPVDGETGELKVLPPISRAGDYIALRAEMDLIIGLTACSAPDSNGGTFKPIHYRIEA from the coding sequence GTGAAGAAGGGCCAGACGCTGATCGTCATCGATCCCAGGGGCGAACAGGTCGCCGATCTCCTCTCCTTCAACGCGCGAGACATCGACGAGGTGATCTCGTCGGGGCGGACGTTCGATTATGCCGAGCGGATCTACCTTTCGACCGGAAACAAGCTCTATTCCAACCGTTCGAACGTGATGCTGGAGATCGTCGAGGATACGGTCGGACGGCATGATTTCCTGCTGACGCCGTGTTCGGTCGACACGTTCGATCACTTCTATCCCGACCTGCCCCGGCATCGCGGGTGTTTCGGCAATCTGGCCGAGGCGCTGGCGCCCTGGGGCATAACGCCGGCGCAGATCCCGAACGCGTTCAACTGTTTCATGAACGTGCCGGTCGATGGCGAAACCGGCGAGTTGAAGGTCCTGCCGCCGATCAGCAGGGCCGGCGACTATATCGCCCTGCGCGCGGAGATGGACCTGATCATCGGCCTGACCGCCTGCTCGGCCCCCGATTCGAACGGCGGGACGTTCAAACCGATCCATTACCGGATAGAGGCTTAG
- a CDS encoding prepilin peptidase: MADPVWWMAALGALGLVFGSFIATVAIRWPEGRSALKGRSECDGCGRTLTVAELIPVGSYVAQRGRCRACGAAIGRLHPVVELLGLATGLVAAAVAPDWTGVAGAIFGWLLLTLAVLDLRAFWLPDLLTGALALAGLTTGLLGLAPSTQDRLIGGIAGFAVLWAVAALYRNLRGREGLGGGDAKLMGAIGLWLGWRDLPLVLFTACMIGLVAALVILARRGRLSATDQLPLGMLLALAAFPCWLTQAIR; encoded by the coding sequence GTGGCTGATCCTGTCTGGTGGATGGCCGCGTTGGGCGCGCTCGGGCTCGTCTTCGGCAGCTTCATCGCGACCGTCGCGATCCGCTGGCCGGAGGGACGCTCGGCGCTCAAGGGACGGTCCGAATGCGACGGCTGCGGAAGGACGCTGACGGTCGCCGAACTGATCCCGGTTGGCAGCTACGTGGCGCAGCGGGGCCGGTGCCGTGCTTGCGGGGCGGCGATCGGCCGGCTGCACCCGGTGGTGGAGCTGCTCGGCCTCGCTACCGGCCTCGTCGCCGCCGCCGTCGCACCGGATTGGACGGGCGTGGCGGGCGCGATATTCGGCTGGCTGCTGCTTACGCTCGCCGTGCTCGACCTGCGGGCCTTCTGGCTTCCCGACCTGCTCACCGGTGCGCTGGCGCTTGCCGGACTGACGACGGGACTGCTCGGCCTCGCCCCGTCCACCCAGGACCGGCTGATCGGCGGCATCGCGGGGTTCGCCGTGCTGTGGGCGGTCGCGGCGCTCTATCGCAACCTGCGTGGGCGGGAAGGGCTGGGCGGCGGCGATGCCAAGCTGATGGGGGCGATCGGCCTGTGGCTCGGCTGGCGCGATCTGCCGCTGGTGCTGTTCACCGCCTGCATGATCGGCCTTGTTGCGGCGCTGGTGATCCTCGCGCGGCGCGGCAGGCTCTCGGCGACCGACCAGTTGCCGCTCGGCATGCTGCTCGCCCTCGCCGCATTTCCCTGCTGGCTGACCCAGGCTATTCGGTAG